The genomic segment CCAACATAGTAAGAGACAGCATCCTTCCCATTAGCTTATCTGCTTCCGAGCAGGAGACGAGGCTGGCAGAcccctgcaggcactggggaACCCACTCCCAACCTTGAAAGGAAGCGGAGGCTCTTTCATCCgtgcgctgctgcagcccacaGGCTCTAATTCCAGCACTCTGATATAACAGAGATGCCAGGCTAAGCTTTGCGCTCAGGGCAGAGTTACTGGAGGGGTAACCATCGGCGTGACTCTTTATGAGGAGGGCCACACAGGGCAGGACAGGAACCCCCAGGTGAGCCCAAAGGGACCAGCCCCGAGTGGGGACCCCATCTCCAGCCTCTCACCTGGCCCAGAGGCACGCTAAACCCCAAGGGGTTGCCCCAGGGTGCCACTCGCTCCCTTGCGACTCACCGTTGTCGCAGACCGCCAGCCTCCGCGGCCCGGGCCCcctcgcagcagcagcagcggcggcgggggggggggggcgaggggcctggCAGCACTGGCAAGGCCGTGGCCCACCCACCGGCGGGCACCGAGGGCGAGAGGGCCGCAGGGAGGGCGGCGCAGCCTCGGGCAGCGCGAGGAGCTGCCGGTGCGGCGGGGCAGAGAGGGCCGGGGGCGACCACCACCCGTCGCCTCAGGTCGAGCCACGGCCACCGCCCGTGGCCAAAATGGCGGCGCGCGGCCCGTcacgcggcggcggggcggggccggcggcgggggcggggccggggcgcggcgcggcgcgtgcGCAgtgggcgggcgcgcgggcgccgAGGGCGGCGGTACCGCACTCACTCGAGTCCGGGGATCGCTGTCGTTGCAGCGCGGCggaggcagcgcccggcagcgGAACGCGGCGCCTCGGAACCTATCTCGCGCCCGGAACCCCCCgtcgcgcggcgccggcggcgcccggACCCCCGCCACCAGCGGACGCCGTCGCCTGGCAaccggcgcccccgccgccccggccgcggccatGGGCTCCGAGCGGGACTCCGAGTCGCCGCGCTCCTCCTCCATCCACTCGGCCGCCGCCAAGTGCCCCaagccgggccgccgccgccgcctctccttccagagcgtcttctccgccgccgccgcctccgccgcgggcggccgccgccgggccaaggccgagccgccgcccgccgccccgccgccgcccgccgccccgccggccccgccggccccaccgccgccgccgccgccgccgccgcccgaggagccggcggcggccccggaggcgggcggcgaggaggagcTGGAGTGCCCGCTGTGCCTGGTGCGGCAGCCGGCCGAGAACGCGCCGCGGCTGCTGTCGTGCCCGCACCGGTCGTGCGGCGCCTGCCTGCGGCAGTACCTGCGCATCGAGATCACCGAGTCCCGCGTCAACATCTGCTGCCCCGAGTGCAGCGAGCGCCTCAACCCCGCCGACATCCGCCGCCTGCTCCGCGACTCCCCGCACCTCGTCGCCAAGTACGAGGAGTTCATGCTGCGCCGCTGCCTCGCCGCCGACCCCGACTGCCGCTGGTGCCCGGCCCCCGACTGCGGGTGAGTCCCCGCGCCCCCCGGGAGGGCAAGGCCCCGGTCGGGTTGCTGCTACTGAGACACGCTTCCGCCCATCCAAAGTCCGACGAAAAGCCGTATTTGCAGGCTTTTGTTGATAGCTAGCCAGCAGCCTGGTCAGGACGGTTAGTAACTAGGCCTTTGGGACGAAAATGACATTCCCAGCAGTCGCTGCTACCTCGCTTCAGCCCCAAGGTTTGACTTTGGGGACTGTGGAAATACAGGCAAGCTAGATACTTGTAAAGGGGCTTGAAGGGCGTTTTAGctgagccctcatttccctggtAAAAGCGAGCTTTTCCTGCATGAATGGGAAGTGTGGGGTTGCCCTCTCTGCATGTATCACTGAGGACTGAAGCGGGGGGGGTGCGTAGGGACACCCTGCAGTTTCCCCGTCCGGGCAAAGAAATGTAAGCGGTCACTTTTTCCTAGTGATGATGTGAATACAGGGCACAGAGCAACGATGTTGACTCATTATCCGTTGCCTAAGTGAGGAAATGTCTGTCTGTCGAGAAGTCAGTTCCCCCCAAGTCTGATGACTCTGTAGttatttgttctttgctttcattttctcttctcttttcttctaactGAACTCTTTTAGGTTTCTCTTTGCACATAAGCCAAAGCTGCTCGGAAAAGGGGTTTGTTCAGAACGCTTAGAAACGCACTGCAAAGTTCAGCTGGAATACAGAAAGCTTAAAATGCGGTACTGGGTAGTATGAACACTAAAGGAAAGTCTGACCTAGTAGTCAAAGTGGAAAGCATGGTGGGAGGATTGTGAAGATTTAATCAGAGCATTGTAATAGACTGCCTATGCAAATCAGTTAACCTGTCTCAGGTTACCCATTTCACAGCCCCTGAGCACTGCTGTATAAGGACTTGTTTCTTTAGAAGGCAATGTTAATAGTGAAACATGGCTATGTtagtttctgagaaaaaaatcatgtGCTAGATCTTGATGTTTTGATGGTGCTGGGGGTAAGATCGGGGAGATAGAGCAGGTTATGCTGCCCACAGAGTAATGCCAGAGGGAATGCCTCTGTTTTCTGCTCCGTTAATCAGCTAGAGAAAATCTGGTTCCTGCTTACTGAATTTCTGCTCTTTGGCTACTGTGATACTTATCTGTGTTCCGGGTAAGGTGTAAATGTTTTCTATGTAGCTGAGATTGCCTAGTTGGGAGAAGCTGGCCCCAGCATGGCTCAGAGGGCGTTGCCTCTTTGAGAGTAACCCAGCATGAATCTGATACAGCCGCTGCTTTGGCGGGTTTGGGCAGACTGGTGTCACATACAGCTCTTTGTGCAATCAAAAGCATCCTCTCTTGTTAGCCTGTTAGCAAGGCGAGCCAGTTGACATACGCAGGCATCTTCCTCTAAGCTGCACAGCAGGAATCAGGAAGCGGTCCTGGCTGTTGGAAACCAGGCACCCCTGGTGGGTTGCTGCGGACCAGTACCCTTAGTATGCCCGTAGCACTCGAACAAAGGCTGCTGGAGTCAGCCTCTGGCAGCAATAGAAATTAATCTCCCTTTTCGTTCTTCCCAGCAAGCTTGTTTGCTTGTGCTCATGTAAAGTCAGGATATGAATTATTTACAGCGGGCTTTCCCTCTGTAGTAGTGGCAGAGTACCAAGCCGGATCGGGAGTGCTGGGGCGCGCTGGTGCTCAGCAGTTCTGCTGGATGTCCCCGCACCGCTTTGGAGCTGGGGAGCACAGCTCCAAGGTGCCTGCAGCGAGAGGCTTCTAGTCGACAGCGGGCAAAACCCCAGGTGTGTGGCATGCAGCATCCTATGCCTTCCACATGCACTGCAGTCTTTCCTAAATGAAAGAGCTTCGCTGTGCTGCTTAGGGAGGAGGAGTACCAACACCGGAGTGTGCTGCCATGGAAACACTGGTCAATTGATGTACCATCAATCCTAATACGAATCATTTCCcatgttttgggcttttttttcttgctacaaTCAGCTGATATTGGCTGCCTGATGTGTGTCACGCTGTATCTCTCCAAGAGGCTTGGGAGAATAACAGAACCTTTGAACAAAGCAAATTGTGTAGGCTGAGCTCAAGTGAATGAGGCTGAAGGCAGCTGTGGTGAGGCTCTGACTCCCTCGGAGCAACAGGAGGAGGGGCAGCGGGCAACTCTTGGCCGTCCAAGTAGAGTGGGCTGGAAACAGTGCTCTGCCATTCCTCGGCCCTGCTGGGGTCTAGAGAAGACACTCACTGTCGTTGCTGCATGGGGAAAAGTCAGAAATTCCTTTTTTGTCGCAGTTGGGGTTGAGCCAGGAAGTAGCCGTTTGATGAAGCCATATGTCGGAGGCCAGGTGAAGATGGAGGCATGTATTAGCTGTTCCAGTCCCGCAGTGGCTAATTCTAGGTACATCACATGAACAGTTTTTTTCTAGTTGACCTTGAAGTCAGAGATGTGTTATTCCTTCCCCTCATAGTGGAAAGGCGTGTAGATTTTTCCGTGCAGTTGTGGGCTTGCTCTTGGTGTCTGTCATTTCAGCTCcaggaataaaatataaatgatgaggattttcatttctcttaagaGCTGCTTGAGTTGGCTAGAAAAACCCGAAGCCTCTATTGAGGGTTAGTTCAGAACATGAAGTTGGTTAATACATTGCGCTGGATTTTCCTGACCCATTGTTAGTATGATTTGAAATAGCCATGAGTCATGAGACAGCTGGTCAGGTGAAGCTTTTTTTGCCTAGGGTAGGCCTGTGGCTGTATCGCAGTGGCGGAGTGAGGATGCTTAGCTGGATCTTCACTAGATAATATGTGTAGGAGTCAATATGGGTCAAGTTTGTCTCTCCCTGGGACATCTatatcctctctctcctcctacaCTGGCTTCACTTGCAAGGAGCATGCAGCTGTTGGTGATGCATGTGGAGACCCTGTGGTCGTGCCTCTCAGCCTTGCCGCTCAGCACAGAGACATTGTTTCTTTGGCAATTATTTTGTACCCGGGCAGGATGAAGTTGCTCAAACTCCCACGGGATATGAATCATTGTGGTATGACACATTCAGCGGTTCTCACGCTGCTGCCTTTGAGAAGAGGCAATACAACTAGAGCTGTACAAGCGCTAAATATAAAACCTTAAAAAGGAGTTATTCTCCTCTGACCTGTTACAAAAATGCTGAAGGTGGTCAACAAAAATACCCTTTGCCATACTGGCAACAGAAGCGGAAGGTGCTTCTGTAATTGCTCTGTTCAGCCCCTGCCAGTGGGAACAACACCGTCATAGATGATTGTAAGTCAGCTTTCTTATAGCGGTGCTTGGTGGTACTATTTAGGCTTCTGTGTGCACGCTTCCGTGTGGAGACGTAGCAGTACTATCAGAAAAAGTGAGCCTGTTTAACATCCTGACCCTGACTTCCTTCTTAGTTCTTGCACTTTCAGTTGTTTTTACTCATGTTTGGCCTTAATCCAGAAGCGGAACATTTATTTCGctgttcttaaaaaaaggaaattctgtgGAGATCAACAAGAACTTGCTTCTTGAAATAGGTGCGCATTGAAGCCCCCGTTGTTTCACTTTTTTAGAATCATTCAGGTGATAGAAGCGTCCAGTACAACTTCAGCTTTCCTAGGCCCCTCTGGGCCATGTTTCATCCTTCCGTAGACCTGACTTACACATAACAGTTCCTGAGGAATGTTTAGCCACAGGTGCTTGGAAAGAGAAGTGTGAGCCTGGATCGGCTGGAGCAGCAGGCTGTTATCGTGGCAAACTGGGCAAGACAAATCTGGTCTGTGTGAACTGACAGTGAGAACTCCCAGCAGTTGCTGAGGGGAGAATTCAATACCGTAAGCTGTCTGTGTAAAAGGTATCTGCCCCAAGTAACTTAATTAGCACTACTTAATTTCAGGTCCTGCAGTGAAAGACACAGGGCTGGAGAAAGCAAGAATTTATCTGAAGCGTAGTCTGCTATAGAGACAGTGACCAGAAATactgaaagggaaaaggcagGCTGACTGGCTGCTCTGGCCGACCTGCCCCTTAGTACCATATTGCCGCGGTCTCCAGAGGGTAAAAGTGAGTATCATCCCGCTTAGCCTGTGAAACTCATTGCAGCAGACTGTTGGAACCGCAGGCTTAAATAGAACAGCTCAGAAAGCGATAGTCTTGCTTGCTGCCTCTAGGCAGATTGAATTAAAGGGATTGGTGGTCTGTGGCTTGGGGAGATAACCTTAGCCTCACCTGAGGCTGGAGAGAAGAACTGGGTTTTTGTTTGCGTATCTTGCAAGTCCCTTGCAGGACTGCCCAACAGGTCAGATGGATTGCGGTCTGGCACTGGAGGCAAAACAGTGCCAGAGGCAGTTCTGCCAAAATGGATGGCAAGGGTATTGCCACAGGCATCTACTTTTGCTAAGAAGTCAACAATATGCAGTGCCTTCCTCAGGCTGCTGGACTGCTCTGGGGCTGTCTGTGTGATTTACCGAAAAATAACACGACTCTCCTGAAAACGTTGCAGAGTTTGGAAGGGGTGCATGGGCCGTGACTTGTTGCTGAAATTCAGCTACCCCTGGAATGGGAGTCTGGTTGTCCATCGATGTTTCTTGATGGTACTGGCAGCTGATGAGCCTTGTGTGTGGAGTTGCATGTTGCTAAGATAACTTTCTGGTTTTTGCTAATTCATCTGGTGTCTTCTTTCTCCAGTTATGCAGTTATCGCCTATGGTTGTGCCAGCTGCCCCAAGCTGACCTGCGAGAGGGACGGTTGCCAGACAGAGTTCTGCTATCACTGCAAACAGATATGGCATCCCAACCAAACCTGCGATATGGCCCGCCAGCAAAGGGCACAGACACTCCGAGTACGGACCAAGCACACATCAGGCCTCAGTTACGGACAGGAGTCTGGGCCGGGTATGGATTGCTGCGTTTCTGGTTACTCAGTGCTGCAGTTTTGCCTGTGAAGCTGAGAAGGAGCCACCTGTCGTGCAGAGCTTCCTCCAATCAAAGGAGGGGGGTGTTAGTGCCCTGCGGGGAACGCTGCCACATGGCACAGATGAGGGTCTCCAGCAGCAGTGGGTGAGAACAGCTGTGAAGCTGAGAGTCATTTCCCCTTCTCACGTGTAAGAGAATACATCTGGCAGGCTCTAACAAGAAGTCTGAATGTGAAACAAAACAGTCATAGGTGACGACGTGCATTTGGGCCCTTCCTCAGCACTCCGTCTCTCCTCATCCGCCCCAGCTATGCCTGTGGCTGTTTTGATCTCAGATGTTCTCGTTTCTTGCTGATCTAAACTTTGAACAAATAAGCACTTTTAACCCTTGCAACTTCAACTCCAAGTttgcctgctgcagcaggcaaAAGCAGCCTCACCCAGTGTGGGGAGCCTCGCTCCGTGCGCTGGTAGGTGTTAGTAATGTCAGCTACAGGAAAAGTGCCAACCCACAGACTCCTACGCTGCCTGGTGGGAGCTGCTGTGTCTACTGAGTtgatgttctttaaaaatagctgaattaTTTTGGAAGTGGGCAGTAAGGCTGTTTCATAaagtccctccccacccccaaataaaGCATATTACTTCTAGCGTGTCAGGAATGAAAATGTTAATACGCTCACTCAGAACGCAGCTACCGTGAGTGGTTCAAAGGTGGCTCAGCTCTACGTCAGGGTTCAACGTGCCTCAGTTAGAGGGCCCTGATAACGGACAGCATAGACACTGCCACAGGCTGTGCTGCAAACCAGCAAGCAAAAAAGTAGTCCCTGAGCTTTTCACCCTGTCAAAGGAGATCCCTGCCAGGGAGGACTTAGAGCTTAGCCACGGAAAGGAGATTCTTGAGAGAGTGGTTTTTCTCCACCCTGTCCTTGCTGAATTCAGTGCAGTGATTAATAAGGTGCGAGCTGGTCTCTCAGCAGCTGGATTTCATATTGTCAAGGGTTATAGACACTGCCAACAAAGCCCTGAACTGCACAGACCATTACAGCCATTGCGTAACTATGATCAGATGACACTTGAATCAAAGAAGAGATGAAGGACCCTTTATCCTATTCTGCCAGCAGCAAATTGGAGACTACACAGCATGTGCACCAGACTCGTGTGCTGCTGCTTGCTCATTTCCCCCTTCTGTGGGCTGCTTTTGAAGGCCAGATTCAGAGTTTCTCTGAAGCCTTGTTCTCCCAATTGTTCTGTCATTCTTGGCCCATGAATCACCTTAGTGGAGCAATTTAATAATGGTTCTTGCTGACACTGTTGACTTGGCTAGCACAGGGCAGGTATAACTTGTTCCTAGGATTTAAGCATGTTCTGGAATAGATCCCATTCAAGCCTAGAATAAGCTTTTCAAATGACTGTTGTTCTCAGTCTCTGCTGTCCAGACAAATAGCTTTGGTAGGATCTGGCTCTTCAGTGTTATCTTCTTGCTCTGAAGATAAACTAAAGACAGAACCAACGGGTTGTATCCATCCCCACTTTGTCTTTGGTGAGCGAAGGTGATCGGCCTGCACAGAACTCAGGGGTTTCTCGACATAATGAGATCTCCCTTGCTGGTTATTGATACTCCCAGCACACAGAGTCCAATTCGATCCTTTGCTTCCTTCCCATAGCAGATGACATCAAACCATGTCCGCGTTGCAGTGCTTATATCATCAAGATGAACGATGGGAGCTGTAACCACATGACCTGTGCAGTGTGTGGCTGTGAGTTCTGCTGGCTGTGTATGAAGGAGATCTCCGATCTGCATTACCTCAGGTGAGAAGAAAAGCAACACATGTGGGTTCCTGTCACTGTGGTAGCACCCACTTCTCTaaggctgctgggggggggggggttaattgcATGCACTTGCCGTTCACCCTCTTGCCTCTCCAGAATAAGTCAGCagaacttttttatttctgaCCTAAAGGTCTGAACTTTCTTCCTGCATTAAAGTAAGGAGGCTGTTCCATACCAGGAAAGGCTCAATTGCCTGATAAAATTGCTTGCGAGAGCTCTTAGCATACTGGGTATTAAGCATAGTCCCGGTCGTATGATAATCACCTTGATGAGCAAATTAATCTTggtggagaagaggagggaaCCCATTTTCtaagtttcattttttgtttatgtgGATGTGGAACTTGGTGTTCTTGGGAACACTTAGGAATTGTGGAGTTTTGTGTTTCTAATAAGTGACTTGTTTCCTTCCATTACAGCCCCTCTGGCTGTACGTTCTGGGGCAAAAAGCCATGGAGCCGTAAAAAGAAGATTCTCTGGCAGCTGGGCACACTGATTGGGGCTCCTGTAGGCATCTCCCTCATTGCCGGCATTGCCATTCCTGCTATGGTCATTGGCATCCCTGTGTATGTCGGGAGAAAGGTAAGTGTGGAGAGTGCAAGACTGGAGCTGTGGGGTGTGTAGCTTGGAGTATTCTCTGTAGCCAAGGCATCGGCCCAGAAATTTAGCCCTGATACGAAGGGTGGATCTTTTCATAAAACTGAAATTCGGTTGTCTCTTCTAGAGCTTGTCTTATCTCTTGAGCTTTGTATGGCGAGAGGGAAGGTGGTGGCTGATAGCCCTTCAGACTGAAGTCCTCTCAAATGAATATCGTGTTGCTATTGTGCCTCTGCGTTGAAGCAGGAGCACCCGGGGAGAGTCCTGGCCCCTTTTGACATAGCCTATGACAGGGCCTCTATGAGGCGGTGGCTAGACCCTGGCCATCACACCTTGCCTAGCATAAGTCGCTGATGTGTTTTGATGCTGAGGCGCTGCCAGGCTTTGGCTGGTTCCAGCTGCCTTGAACTGCGAGATACTGTTGCATGTCGTGCTGATAAGAAACCAATGAGAGGGAGGAGGTGGCATGTCAGCACTCTGTTCGtagcttcttctttttcttaaacacagACCCACCTGCCAGATCTGATCTGTGAGGAGATCTGTGGTCAGGATGAGGTTCTTCATAGGCTAATGCAGCTGACAGGGCTGTAAAAATCACAAGTTTATTAATATCTTCTGCTGATGTTTGCTCCTGGCCAGGCTGCATTCTCACCTGGTGCTTCTCCTTCCCTCAGATCCACAGTAGGTACGAGGGAAAGAAAACGTCTAAGCACAAGAGGAACTTGGCCATTACCGGTGGGGTCACCTTGTCTGTCATTGCCTCCCCAGTCATTGCTGCTGTCAGCGTTGGTAAGTGGGTACTGTCCGTTTCCCTTCCATGGGCTGGTAATCATAGAGACAAATGACTAGCTGCACCCTGTGAGGGGTGGCTGAAGGGCAGTTTGTAGACTTCTCCTGTGTGCTTTCCTGGGCACTTCCTTCCATTTTGCATGCAGGCTGCACAGCCTCGTGTGCTAGAATTGGCCTGGAGCACTGGTTACCCATGCCACAGCCTGCAACGGGGTCCCTTGGCACGTGTCTTTCTCTTACCCAGGGGCTGGTTTGGCGGTTGATGCCTTGGGGGGTTCACCTGAGGCTATCTGTGCTCTTGGGGTTCCCTCATCCTGACTGTAGCAGTACAAGCCAAGGGGTCCTCCACTGGTGGATTCTAGGACCCTTTTGTGTTAAAGGCAGCATAAACACAACTTTGGGGTAGGGACTCTTTCCAGAGTCCTCTCTGCCTGGCCAGTTCAGCTTAGCTCAGCCTTAAGCTCCTCTTAACTCAGCGCGTCCTCTTCTCCAGGTATTGGAGTCCCCATCATGCTGGCTTACGTCTATGGTGTTGTGCCGATCTCCCTCTGTCGAGGCGGTGGCTGCGGAGTTAGCACGGCCAATGGAAAGGGTGTGAAAATAGAGTTTGATGAAGATGATGGACCAATCACAGGTAATGTGGTAACTGGTGAAGGGAAGGGGATAAAGCAAGACCCTATCATTGCTTCTTGTAATGAAATGGCAGGGGACTTATGTTTTGCAAATCTGTTTTTTAGTCTTTACTTGGGTTTGGCTAGAAGCAGTGATTCACTGCGGTCTTCTGCTGGTGATCAGCTGTGTAGCTCTTGTAGCAAAATCTCAGCTCTTCCTTtggctgctggaggcagggagagagtCTGAGATGAAAAACATGCTGCCTGGTGTCtcattcccagctctgccagtgcCGTCACAGCCGAACAGTTCCTCTGATACCCTTGCTGTTCTTCCCCTCAGTGGCTGATGCCTGGCGAGCCCTGAAGAACCCCAGCATTGGTGAAAGCAGCATTGAGGGGCTGACCAGTGTGCTGAGCACCAGCGGGAGCCCCACCGACGGGCTCAGCGTGATGCAGGGCAACTACAGCGAGACAGCCAGCTTCGCCGCCCTCTCGGGCGGTACCCTGAGTGGTGGTGTCCTTTCCGGAGGCAAGGGGAAGTACAGCAGGTAACTGAACTGGTGGTCACAGCAAGAAAGGGGTAAAGGATCCCAAAGTCTGTGCTAACTGGACAGGCTTAGTGTGGGGATCTGTCTGGGAGTGCGGGTGACCCTCTGTGTGCTCAGGAGTCCTGTCCTGCCCCGGTATTTTCATTTCTTGGTTTGCGGCAGACCAAGGTACTTCTGGAGTCAGTGTTAGGCTGCTTCTTGCCAAGAGAACAAAGACATAGAAACAAGTTTCTGTCCCTACTGAGCTCCTTGAAAGCCAGGGAGCTGATGCTTCAGGTTAACTGAGCACAGTACAGAGATGCCTGCGTGGCCTGCTTAAAGTTCTTCCAGTCCTCTGAGCCCAGCCTAGTGGTTTAAATGCTTCCTGTTCCCTAGTGGCCTAGAGCAAGCAGGGTTGCTGCTTTCCAAGTCAGAAGGTTACACCACAGTTTTCCTCCAAACTTGCCTGTGAGTCAGTCTGCTGGGTAATTAGAGACACGTGTTGATCTAGCAGCCAGGACATAATCATGACTCTGTGCTAGATCTGTGGAAATCTGTTCTTCGCAGGAATTGCATGAGTCATAGATATAAACACAACTTCACCTTCGTCATGGAAAACGGAATGAGTTTACCTAAATGGAGCCAAGAATGAGACTAAATGAAGAGAACCGTTGGGGTTAAACTCCTTGGTGCCAAGCTGGGCCAGCACAGTGGGCCACCTGGTTTCCCATAGCAAAGAGTGACTGTTTGGTGCCTTCAGGGACCAGCTAAGCCATTTCTGAGGAATTCTCTTCTTTCCTGCAGGCTGGAAGTACAGGCAGATGTCCAGAAGGAGATTTTTCCCAAAGACTCGGTTAGCTTGGGGGCTGTCAGTGACAACGCCAGCACTCGAGCCATGGCTGGCTCCATCATCAGCTCCTACA from the Struthio camelus isolate bStrCam1 chromosome 23, bStrCam1.hap1, whole genome shotgun sequence genome contains:
- the RNF19B gene encoding E3 ubiquitin-protein ligase RNF19B isoform X1, encoding MGSERDSESPRSSSIHSAAAKCPKPGRRRRLSFQSVFSAAAASAAGGRRRAKAEPPPAAPPPPAAPPAPPAPPPPPPPPPPEEPAAAPEAGGEEELECPLCLVRQPAENAPRLLSCPHRSCGACLRQYLRIEITESRVNICCPECSERLNPADIRRLLRDSPHLVAKYEEFMLRRCLAADPDCRWCPAPDCGYAVIAYGCASCPKLTCERDGCQTEFCYHCKQIWHPNQTCDMARQQRAQTLRVRTKHTSGLSYGQESGPADDIKPCPRCSAYIIKMNDGSCNHMTCAVCGCEFCWLCMKEISDLHYLSPSGCTFWGKKPWSRKKKILWQLGTLIGAPVGISLIAGIAIPAMVIGIPVYVGRKIHSRYEGKKTSKHKRNLAITGGVTLSVIASPVIAAVSVGIGVPIMLAYVYGVVPISLCRGGGCGVSTANGKGVKIEFDEDDGPITVADAWRALKNPSIGESSIEGLTSVLSTSGSPTDGLSVMQGNYSETASFAALSGGTLSGGVLSGGKGKYSRLEVQADVQKEIFPKDSVSLGAVSDNASTRAMAGSIISSYNPQDRECNNMEIQVDIEAKPSHYQLASGSSTEDSLHVHTQMAENEEEEEEEEEDGEQEQTCRHQSCEQKDCIASKTWDITLAQPESIRSDLESSDSQSDDVPDITSDECDSPHSQTAAACPQTPKARGAESPSAHLSHCAQAEGCRLEEIVKLECIEARV
- the RNF19B gene encoding E3 ubiquitin-protein ligase RNF19B isoform X2, encoding MGSERDSESPRSSSIHSAAAKCPKPGRRRRLSFQSVFSAAAASAAGGRRRAKAEPPPAAPPPPAAPPAPPAPPPPPPPPPPEEPAAAPEAGGEEELECPLCLVRQPAENAPRLLSCPHRSCGACLRQYLRIEITESRVNICCPECSERLNPADIRRLLRDSPHLVAKYEEFMLRRCLAADPDCRWCPAPDCGYAVIAYGCASCPKLTCERDGCQTEFCYHCKQIWHPNQTCDMARQQRAQTLRVRTKHTSGLSYGQESGPDDIKPCPRCSAYIIKMNDGSCNHMTCAVCGCEFCWLCMKEISDLHYLSPSGCTFWGKKPWSRKKKILWQLGTLIGAPVGISLIAGIAIPAMVIGIPVYVGRKIHSRYEGKKTSKHKRNLAITGGVTLSVIASPVIAAVSVGIGVPIMLAYVYGVVPISLCRGGGCGVSTANGKGVKIEFDEDDGPITVADAWRALKNPSIGESSIEGLTSVLSTSGSPTDGLSVMQGNYSETASFAALSGGTLSGGVLSGGKGKYSRLEVQADVQKEIFPKDSVSLGAVSDNASTRAMAGSIISSYNPQDRECNNMEIQVDIEAKPSHYQLASGSSTEDSLHVHTQMAENEEEEEEEEEDGEQEQTCRHQSCEQKDCIASKTWDITLAQPESIRSDLESSDSQSDDVPDITSDECDSPHSQTAAACPQTPKARGAESPSAHLSHCAQAEGCRLEEIVKLECIEARV